One genomic region from Prochlorococcus marinus CUG1433 encodes:
- a CDS encoding DUF3303 domain-containing protein, whose amino-acid sequence MQTYIVHWQFPDQESHMQGAEAFAGFVEGGCEGDEFDGFKVVNRVVNPEGANGWAIVESSNHQNIWKWSNIWVDNFGVEIEVTPVLTDHEFLSVHKEIAVASD is encoded by the coding sequence ATGCAAACATACATAGTTCACTGGCAATTCCCAGATCAAGAAAGTCATATGCAAGGTGCTGAAGCTTTCGCCGGTTTTGTAGAAGGAGGATGCGAAGGTGATGAATTTGATGGGTTTAAAGTTGTTAATCGAGTAGTAAATCCTGAGGGAGCTAATGGTTGGGCAATTGTTGAATCTTCAAACCATCAGAACATTTGGAAATGGAGTAATATCTGGGTGGATAATTTTGGAGTAGAAATTGAAGTAACACCAGTTTTAACAGATCATGAATTTCTCTCTGTCCACAAAGAAATTGCGGTAGCCTCCGATTAG
- a CDS encoding DUF1651 domain-containing protein, whose amino-acid sequence MEPKYSFGCSTSKPNGCLLNPEGSRMIFFEECKNSPKPNLKIHTHLFYTNHLGEPGGYKSSEKLNIDSAWKKWHELHRKGWTEVSHNYG is encoded by the coding sequence ATGGAGCCTAAGTACTCATTTGGTTGTAGCACTAGCAAACCCAACGGATGTCTACTAAATCCCGAAGGCAGCAGAATGATCTTTTTCGAAGAATGCAAAAATTCTCCCAAACCTAATTTAAAAATTCATACTCATCTTTTCTACACAAATCACCTTGGAGAACCAGGAGGGTACAAATCCTCTGAAAAACTCAACATAGATTCAGCTTGGAAAAAGTGGCACGAACTTCACCGAAAAGGATGGACAGAAGTGTCTCACAATTACGGATAA
- a CDS encoding metal-binding protein, with amino-acid sequence MAFDKVFIKRKFLNYLIFSGILFANTINVDRISAATQENIDIPKVVSYRSASCGCCKKWVNHLRDNGLKVIDNILEDVSVIKNQYQIPNNLRSCHSAEIANYTIEGHVPIESINKLFREKPNINGIAVPGMPFGSPGMEMHSHDSHSHDYENYKVVSFSKTGKTKIFDKISP; translated from the coding sequence ATGGCATTTGATAAAGTATTTATTAAAAGAAAATTTTTAAACTATCTAATTTTTTCTGGAATTCTTTTTGCAAATACAATTAACGTTGATAGGATTAGTGCAGCTACTCAAGAAAATATAGATATCCCAAAAGTTGTTTCTTACAGATCAGCATCATGTGGTTGTTGCAAAAAATGGGTCAATCATTTAAGAGATAATGGATTAAAAGTTATTGATAATATCCTTGAAGATGTCTCAGTAATAAAAAACCAGTATCAAATTCCCAATAATTTGAGATCATGTCACTCTGCTGAAATAGCTAACTATACGATTGAAGGACATGTCCCGATTGAATCAATCAACAAACTTTTTAGAGAAAAACCAAATATCAATGGGATAGCTGTACCTGGCATGCCATTTGGCTCTCCTGGAATGGAAATGCATTCTCATGACTCACACTCTCATGATTATGAGAACTACAAAGTAGTTTCATTTAGTAAAACTGGCAAAACAAAAATATTTGATAAAATCTCTCCTTAA
- a CDS encoding DUF3764 family protein, whose protein sequence is MTIETTILDFQLSNTFEQYESHMNAEEQQSMFKEMGVKTFYIGKSLDDPQRATVIFQGPENVLYDIFMNPETKPIVEASGHIYGGTKITRWIS, encoded by the coding sequence ATGACTATTGAAACGACTATTCTAGATTTTCAACTAAGTAATACGTTTGAACAATATGAATCTCATATGAATGCTGAGGAACAGCAGTCGATGTTTAAAGAAATGGGAGTTAAAACATTTTATATTGGTAAATCCTTAGATGATCCTCAAAGGGCAACTGTAATTTTTCAAGGACCAGAAAATGTTCTATACGATATTTTTATGAATCCTGAAACAAAACCTATTGTTGAAGCTTCAGGGCATATTTATGGGGGGACAAAAATAACTCGATGGATTTCTTGA
- a CDS encoding DUF3721 domain-containing protein gives MRGTFLSEEDAEKRSLELGCEGIHKNQDKWMPCKNEKELHIYLRR, from the coding sequence ATGAGGGGTACATTTCTCTCTGAAGAGGACGCTGAAAAAAGATCTTTAGAACTTGGTTGTGAAGGAATACATAAGAACCAAGATAAATGGATGCCATGCAAAAACGAAAAAGAATTACATATTTATTTGAGGAGATAG
- a CDS encoding YdiU family protein, giving the protein MSTKSDSLKEKLTENFSEFSQLSDYSFMDSLKADPQSKKDGNDHKPRSVYSGHYVPVVPTAIPEPEYISHSNKLFKELRLSSDLTKDKNFCRFFSGDISVANYPMSPVGWATGYALSIYGTEYTQQCPFGTGNGYGDGRAISVFEGLFNGKRMEMQLKGGGPTPYCRGADGRAVLRSSVREFLAQELMDALGIPTSRSLTLYVSRSEIVRRPWYSKGSRYFEPDIMIDNQAAITTRVAPSFLRVGQIELFARRVRNNAHDEAFNELKMIVQHLIDRNYKDEIECEISIESKVIKLASLYRSRLISLIANWMRVGYCQGNFNSDNCAAGGYTLDYGPFGFCELFDPRYQPWTGGGEHFSFFNQPSAAAINFKTFCSSLSPLLSESKQDQEKLDQIEKDFSELMNKELKKMWANKLGLEHYNETLINDFFNLMVISKADYTILFRKLSEIPDKLDSLKDSFYLPINDELNNRWEVWLENWQSVLKKEGNIKVKSDSMKSLNPVYTWREWMVVPAYEEAEKGNYKKIKELQDVFSNPYIEQSSETDQKYNCLRPSQYFNYGGISHYSCSS; this is encoded by the coding sequence ATGTCAACCAAATCTGATTCATTAAAAGAAAAGCTTACAGAAAATTTTTCTGAATTTTCTCAACTATCTGACTATTCTTTTATGGATTCTCTTAAAGCAGATCCTCAATCAAAAAAAGATGGAAATGATCATAAGCCGCGTTCAGTATATTCGGGTCATTACGTACCAGTTGTTCCAACTGCTATCCCAGAACCAGAATATATTTCCCATAGCAACAAACTTTTTAAAGAACTAAGGCTAAGCTCAGATCTTACTAAAGACAAGAATTTTTGTCGTTTTTTCTCAGGTGATATTTCTGTTGCTAATTATCCAATGAGTCCTGTTGGTTGGGCAACAGGTTATGCATTATCAATTTACGGGACTGAATATACCCAGCAATGTCCCTTTGGCACTGGCAATGGTTATGGCGATGGCAGAGCAATTTCTGTTTTTGAAGGTTTATTCAATGGGAAAAGAATGGAAATGCAACTTAAAGGAGGAGGTCCAACTCCCTACTGTCGTGGAGCAGATGGTAGAGCTGTCTTAAGGTCTAGCGTACGAGAATTTCTTGCACAAGAATTAATGGATGCCTTGGGTATCCCTACCTCAAGATCTTTAACACTTTATGTCTCACGTTCAGAAATAGTTAGAAGACCGTGGTACTCAAAAGGTTCCAGGTATTTTGAACCTGACATCATGATTGATAATCAAGCTGCAATTACTACAAGAGTCGCTCCATCTTTTTTACGTGTAGGCCAGATTGAACTTTTTGCAAGACGAGTTCGTAATAATGCGCATGACGAGGCCTTCAATGAACTAAAGATGATAGTTCAACATCTTATTGATAGAAATTATAAAGATGAAATTGAATGTGAGATTTCAATTGAAAGTAAGGTAATAAAACTGGCTTCTTTATACAGATCAAGACTTATATCACTTATAGCCAACTGGATGCGAGTTGGTTATTGCCAGGGTAACTTCAATAGTGATAATTGTGCTGCTGGAGGTTATACCTTGGATTATGGCCCCTTTGGATTCTGTGAATTATTTGATCCAAGATATCAACCATGGACAGGTGGAGGTGAACATTTCTCATTTTTCAACCAACCTTCTGCTGCGGCAATTAACTTTAAAACATTCTGTTCCTCTCTTAGTCCGTTACTTTCAGAAAGCAAACAAGATCAAGAAAAGTTAGATCAAATCGAAAAGGATTTTTCAGAATTAATGAACAAAGAGTTGAAGAAAATGTGGGCAAACAAGCTTGGTTTAGAACACTACAACGAAACTCTAATAAATGATTTTTTTAATCTCATGGTCATTTCAAAAGCAGACTATACAATTTTGTTCCGTAAACTCTCTGAAATACCGGATAAATTAGATTCTTTAAAAGACAGTTTTTATTTACCAATTAATGATGAGCTCAATAATAGGTGGGAAGTATGGCTTGAAAACTGGCAATCAGTCTTGAAAAAAGAGGGAAATATTAAAGTAAAATCGGACTCGATGAAATCTCTTAATCCAGTCTATACATGGCGTGAATGGATGGTCGTCCCTGCATATGAAGAAGCTGAAAAAGGAAATTACAAAAAAATAAAAGAGTTGCAGGATGTTTTCAGTAACCCATATATAGAACAATCCTCAGAAACAGATCAAAAATATAATTGTTTAAGGCCAAGTCAATATTTTAACTACGGAGGCATCTCTCATTACAGCTGTTCTTCTTAA
- a CDS encoding MoaD/ThiS family protein has translation MENEKSNKIKVVLLSSIAEDLGWNEKFLTIEGSQMKVFSVWKLINSNLPKDNIIVSINQEITDMDAKINPDDEVAFMPMFTGG, from the coding sequence ATGGAAAATGAAAAATCTAACAAAATTAAGGTGGTTTTATTATCTAGTATCGCTGAAGATCTAGGATGGAATGAAAAATTTCTTACAATTGAAGGCTCTCAAATGAAGGTTTTTTCTGTATGGAAATTAATTAATTCTAATTTACCTAAAGATAATATTATCGTTTCTATTAATCAAGAAATTACAGATATGGATGCGAAGATTAATCCAGATGATGAGGTGGCATTTATGCCAATGTTTACCGGTGGATAA
- a CDS encoding DUF3267 domain-containing protein — translation MKLILRSIFYMPGVIIHEFSHHLFCIIFKAKVIDVCYYNFKDSSGYVLHNRPKHLYQDILISTAPFFLNSFLGGLVAYPTIINKLSTTGLANLNWHDFLRIIISISIGMNAIPSKGDGLSVWNSVGDSDMNFFLKIFAQLIIAPLVFIIYLLNFGSSYLKIDLLYGVSICLIGPKFLNFIYLSFVQDFINGFQNLKF, via the coding sequence ATGAAATTAATATTAAGGTCAATTTTCTATATGCCGGGAGTAATTATTCATGAATTTTCACATCATTTGTTTTGTATTATTTTCAAGGCAAAGGTTATAGATGTTTGCTACTACAATTTCAAAGATTCATCAGGATATGTACTTCATAATAGACCTAAACATTTGTATCAGGATATTTTAATTTCAACCGCTCCATTTTTTTTAAATTCGTTTTTGGGAGGATTAGTAGCTTACCCAACGATCATAAATAAACTATCAACAACTGGATTAGCAAACTTGAATTGGCATGATTTTTTAAGAATAATTATTTCTATTTCAATTGGAATGAATGCCATACCAAGTAAGGGAGATGGATTAAGTGTTTGGAATTCTGTGGGGGATAGCGATATGAATTTTTTTCTAAAAATATTTGCTCAACTTATAATAGCGCCTTTGGTTTTCATCATTTACTTACTAAATTTTGGTTCTTCATACTTAAAAATTGACTTACTATATGGAGTTTCTATTTGTTTAATAGGTCCCAAATTTTTGAATTTTATTTATTTAAGCTTTGTTCAAGATTTCATAAATGGTTTTCAAAATCTCAAGTTTTAA
- a CDS encoding ferredoxin--nitrite reductase has translation MQYYLNDKKLNKIEKQKAEKDGLKIFEELDDYALKGWEEMDEVDLQMRLKWYGLFWRPKTPGRFMMRLRVPNGILNSNQLRVIASIVARYGEDGSADITTRQNIQLRGVLINDLPDIIKRLREVDITSVQSGMDNPRNVTGNPLAGIDPEEIIDTRKYTSELEDYLTNSGNGNPEFSNLPRKWNTAVAGAKDNFLLHNDLIFHPVFKNGILGFGVWVGGILSANLNAYAIPLDVWVEEKDICKITGIITSLWRDNGDRFLRNKGRFRYYLNSIGIEKFRELVEEKFGTLSNDPGSIFNEKQRSLFGINKQKQNNLYFAGLHIPVGRLCVEDIQEIARLSEKYGQSEVRLTEDQNLIIVGLKDSILEEFGNEEIINKFKLNPSHFSASTVSCTGSSYCSFALANTKDIARNISEKLDRELELSEEVKIHWTGCPNNCGQAHMGGIGMTGTKVKKEGGGTEDGYNVSIGGRQDHLQTLGETEFKKVSKHEIYNLIKEILINKFNAKLKT, from the coding sequence ATGCAATATTATTTAAATGATAAAAAATTAAATAAGATTGAAAAGCAAAAGGCGGAGAAAGATGGTCTGAAAATTTTTGAAGAATTAGATGATTATGCTCTTAAAGGCTGGGAAGAGATGGATGAAGTAGATTTGCAAATGCGCTTAAAGTGGTATGGCCTTTTTTGGAGACCAAAAACTCCTGGAAGATTTATGATGAGGCTTAGAGTTCCCAATGGAATTTTAAACTCTAATCAGTTGAGAGTAATCGCTTCAATAGTTGCTAGATACGGAGAAGACGGTTCTGCAGATATAACAACTAGGCAAAATATTCAATTAAGGGGTGTTTTGATAAATGATCTACCAGATATTATTAAAAGACTTAGAGAGGTTGATATCACATCCGTTCAGTCTGGAATGGATAATCCAAGAAATGTTACTGGCAATCCACTAGCGGGAATTGATCCTGAAGAAATTATTGATACAAGAAAATATACTTCTGAATTAGAAGATTACTTAACAAATTCTGGTAATGGTAACCCCGAATTCTCCAATTTACCGAGGAAGTGGAATACTGCAGTTGCCGGAGCAAAAGATAATTTTCTTCTACATAATGATCTTATCTTTCATCCTGTTTTTAAAAATGGAATATTAGGCTTTGGTGTTTGGGTTGGAGGAATTTTATCAGCAAATTTAAATGCTTATGCTATACCTCTAGATGTCTGGGTAGAAGAAAAAGATATATGTAAAATAACTGGAATTATTACTTCCCTTTGGCGAGATAATGGAGATAGATTTCTAAGAAATAAAGGAAGATTTAGATATTATTTAAACTCTATAGGTATTGAAAAATTTAGAGAACTTGTAGAAGAAAAATTTGGAACTTTGTCGAACGATCCAGGCTCAATTTTCAATGAAAAACAAAGAAGTTTATTTGGGATTAATAAACAAAAACAAAACAATCTTTACTTTGCTGGATTACATATTCCTGTAGGAAGATTATGTGTAGAAGACATACAAGAAATTGCAAGATTAAGTGAAAAATATGGACAAAGTGAAGTAAGACTAACCGAAGATCAAAATCTAATTATTGTTGGCCTGAAAGATAGCATTTTAGAAGAATTTGGTAATGAAGAAATTATTAATAAATTCAAATTAAATCCATCCCATTTTTCAGCGAGTACCGTTTCATGTACAGGGAGTAGTTATTGTAGCTTTGCTCTTGCAAATACCAAAGATATAGCAAGGAATATTTCTGAAAAATTAGATCGAGAACTTGAATTATCAGAGGAGGTTAAAATCCATTGGACAGGATGTCCAAATAATTGTGGGCAAGCTCATATGGGTGGTATTGGCATGACCGGCACAAAGGTAAAAAAAGAGGGAGGTGGAACTGAGGATGGATATAATGTCAGTATTGGAGGAAGACAAGATCACCTGCAAACTTTAGGTGAAACCGAATTTAAAAAAGTTAGTAAACATGAAATTTATAATTTAATCAAAGAAATTTTAATCAACAAATTTAATGCAAAGTTAAAAACCTAA
- a CDS encoding sodium-dependent transporter, which translates to MDSKISPREQWTSKLGFILAAAGSAVGLGNLWGFAYRASQGGGAAFVLLYILIVLIVCLPVFVAEMALGRNATVSTLLAPVKLAGKNWYPLGILFFIAPLGIASYYSVIMGWTADTLFHSLFFGLPKNLSEAETFFGSISSGSSVLLGHLLSLVLTAIIVSSGIKKGIEKVTRFFMPILFIILISLAIWATSLSGAWEGYKTFLFKFDFDELRNPQTIRNAFTQAFFSLSLGIGVMVTYASYLNKKSNLPKLSVGVASLDTLVGLMAGLITFPIVLTFGLSDAISESTVGALFISIPTGLGSYGAVGRIVAVAFFALAYIAAITSSVSLLEVPVSSLMDKFGFKREKSVWLITLFLFLAGIPSALNLNTLGTIDSIFGGVLLIFGGFLVTFFMGWVVPGKFNEELSDSKVGIKTTRYLKFMTRWVAPPIIGFGLFISVFDLLKGWVS; encoded by the coding sequence TTGGACTCAAAAATTTCTCCAAGAGAACAATGGACTAGTAAGTTGGGATTCATTCTTGCAGCTGCTGGTAGCGCAGTAGGCCTCGGTAACCTTTGGGGTTTCGCCTACAGAGCCTCTCAAGGTGGAGGTGCTGCTTTTGTACTTTTATACATACTAATAGTGTTAATTGTATGCCTTCCGGTATTTGTTGCTGAAATGGCTTTAGGAAGAAACGCAACTGTCAGCACATTGCTTGCACCAGTAAAGTTAGCTGGGAAAAATTGGTATCCATTAGGAATTCTTTTCTTTATAGCTCCCTTAGGAATAGCATCATATTATTCAGTCATTATGGGGTGGACCGCAGATACCTTGTTCCATTCATTATTTTTTGGATTACCAAAAAATTTAAGTGAAGCAGAAACTTTCTTTGGCTCAATTAGTAGTGGTAGCAGTGTTTTATTGGGGCACCTATTAAGTCTTGTTCTTACAGCCATAATAGTTTCATCCGGGATAAAAAAAGGGATCGAAAAGGTGACACGATTCTTTATGCCTATACTTTTTATAATTCTAATATCGCTAGCAATATGGGCCACTTCACTTTCAGGCGCATGGGAAGGATACAAAACATTTTTGTTTAAGTTTGACTTTGATGAATTAAGGAACCCTCAAACAATAAGAAATGCTTTTACACAAGCTTTCTTTTCTTTAAGTTTAGGAATTGGAGTTATGGTGACTTATGCTTCCTATTTAAATAAAAAGAGTAATCTTCCAAAACTAAGTGTTGGAGTTGCTTCATTGGATACTTTGGTGGGTCTTATGGCAGGACTTATTACTTTTCCTATTGTTTTAACATTTGGTTTAAGTGATGCTATTTCTGAATCAACAGTTGGCGCCCTATTTATATCAATTCCTACAGGCCTTGGTTCATATGGAGCGGTTGGAAGAATTGTAGCTGTTGCATTTTTTGCATTAGCTTATATTGCAGCAATAACTTCTTCTGTTTCATTATTGGAAGTTCCAGTTTCCTCTTTAATGGATAAATTTGGTTTTAAACGAGAAAAATCTGTTTGGCTGATAACTCTTTTCCTGTTCTTAGCAGGCATTCCTTCTGCACTGAACTTAAACACTCTTGGAACTATTGATTCGATTTTTGGAGGCGTATTACTTATCTTTGGTGGATTCTTGGTCACTTTCTTTATGGGATGGGTAGTTCCTGGAAAGTTTAATGAAGAACTTAGTGATTCAAAAGTAGGAATCAAAACGACACGTTATTTGAAATTCATGACAAGATGGGTTGCGCCCCCAATTATTGGTTTTGGACTATTTATTAGTGTGTTTGATTTGCTCAAAGGTTGGGTAAGTTAG
- a CDS encoding chorismate-binding protein, with translation MEKFSSQEIESQYNLIKILLAEPKKYKDAIDAIKKDVAYMPIELKKKLKEENITL, from the coding sequence ATGGAAAAATTCTCTTCTCAAGAAATTGAAAGTCAATACAATTTAATAAAAATCCTTTTAGCTGAACCTAAAAAGTATAAAGATGCAATTGATGCAATTAAGAAAGACGTCGCTTATATGCCAATAGAGCTTAAAAAAAAACTTAAGGAAGAAAATATAACCTTATGA
- a CDS encoding DUF2839 family protein, with translation MGEAKRREKLGLPPRQKQFETNKSDRYFSWLPITKSRIKKYPYMGVATMALGAIIFLVSGGANSIN, from the coding sequence ATGGGCGAGGCTAAAAGAAGAGAAAAATTAGGTTTACCGCCTAGACAAAAACAATTTGAAACAAACAAATCTGATAGATATTTTTCGTGGCTTCCAATTACTAAATCTAGAATTAAAAAATATCCCTACATGGGAGTAGCTACTATGGCACTTGGAGCTATAATTTTCTTAGTCAGTGGTGGAGCAAATAGTATTAATTAA
- the moaB gene encoding molybdenum cofactor biosynthesis protein B, with amino-acid sequence MVSIALLTVSDTRNTKNDESGNYLLQEAEKSGHNIFNKIICKDDIYLIRKYISDWISDPNIDVIITTGGTGITARDVTPEAVRPLLDKEIDGFGETFRFLSFKKIGTSTLQSRCIAGSANGKFLFVLPGSKDAVMTGWQDIISYQLNENTKPCNLINLIDKLKQ; translated from the coding sequence GTGGTTTCTATAGCTTTGCTTACTGTTTCTGATACTCGTAACACAAAAAATGATGAGAGTGGAAATTATCTACTTCAAGAGGCTGAGAAATCAGGACACAATATCTTTAATAAGATAATTTGCAAAGATGATATTTATTTAATTAGAAAATATATAAGCGATTGGATCTCAGATCCAAATATTGATGTGATTATTACAACAGGTGGTACAGGAATTACAGCTAGGGACGTTACTCCTGAAGCTGTTAGACCTTTATTAGATAAAGAGATTGATGGTTTTGGGGAAACTTTTAGATTTTTATCATTTAAAAAGATAGGAACAAGTACTTTACAAAGTAGGTGTATTGCGGGGTCTGCAAATGGTAAGTTTTTATTCGTTTTGCCTGGATCTAAGGATGCTGTGATGACAGGTTGGCAAGATATAATTTCTTATCAACTTAATGAAAATACAAAACCTTGTAACTTAATAAATCTCATTGATAAGCTAAAACAATAA
- a CDS encoding DUF2839 family protein — translation MGEAKRRKNLGIPPREKTEDIKLPQLDKKAIQQKVRSTLYKYPIIPFLFYGAAILILIGGLFYVSKSFNIV, via the coding sequence ATGGGAGAGGCAAAGAGAAGAAAAAATTTAGGTATTCCGCCCAGAGAAAAAACTGAAGATATAAAGTTGCCTCAACTTGATAAAAAAGCCATACAACAAAAAGTAAGGTCTACTTTATATAAATATCCAATTATCCCTTTTCTTTTTTATGGAGCTGCAATATTGATCCTAATCGGAGGTTTATTTTATGTTTCCAAATCCTTCAATATAGTTTAA